One region of Nitrospinaceae bacterium genomic DNA includes:
- a CDS encoding NCS2 family permease yields the protein MARLTRLLDRYFRLSENQTDIATEMRAGGVTFFTASYIIFVQPAVLSQAGMDFGAVMTATCISSAIGCLIMGLWANYPIALAPGMGLNFYFTFTVVMGLGISWQTALGAIFLSGVVLILLTVTKVREALIHIIPGPLKCGIAVGIGLFITFIGFSQGGLVTAHPQTLVQLGDLKSLPALFSIFGLILIGTLLQKKVNGAILIGLLTLSILAIPFDMVEFRGLVSTPPSLEPVWMKLDIPGALDLGLLTVAAVFVFVDLFDTAGTLVGVGQQGGFLKDGKLPRASRALLPDAVATTTGSLMGTSTVTCYIESAAGVAEGGRTGLTSVTTALFFLLALFFSPLAQMIGGGVNVDEKTTLYPITAPVLIIVGCLMARNLNRIDWRQWDDSLPAFLVLVGMPLTHSIADGMALGFIAYPIMKVLCGKAKDVHWGMVLIALLFTARYWGL from the coding sequence ATGGCCCGCCTGACCCGCCTCCTGGACCGTTATTTCCGGCTGAGCGAAAATCAAACCGACATCGCGACCGAAATGAGGGCCGGAGGAGTCACTTTTTTCACCGCCTCCTATATCATTTTTGTCCAGCCTGCGGTGTTGTCGCAGGCCGGTATGGATTTTGGAGCCGTCATGACGGCCACTTGCATCTCATCCGCCATCGGTTGCCTGATCATGGGGTTGTGGGCCAATTATCCCATTGCCCTGGCACCGGGGATGGGCCTCAACTTTTACTTCACCTTCACGGTAGTGATGGGTCTCGGAATCTCCTGGCAGACGGCCTTGGGAGCCATCTTTCTTTCCGGTGTGGTTCTTATTTTACTCACCGTCACCAAAGTTCGCGAAGCGTTGATCCATATCATTCCAGGCCCTCTGAAATGCGGAATTGCCGTTGGGATCGGGCTTTTTATCACCTTCATCGGTTTTTCCCAGGGAGGGCTGGTGACCGCTCACCCGCAAACTCTCGTGCAATTGGGAGACCTTAAGAGTCTGCCGGCCTTGTTTTCTATTTTTGGGTTGATTCTCATAGGGACCCTTCTGCAGAAAAAAGTCAATGGCGCTATTTTGATAGGGTTGCTGACCCTCAGCATTTTAGCGATTCCCTTTGACATGGTCGAATTTCGTGGATTGGTTTCCACTCCCCCGAGCCTTGAGCCTGTCTGGATGAAACTGGATATTCCTGGAGCCCTGGACCTTGGTCTTCTGACGGTGGCGGCGGTTTTTGTATTTGTCGATCTGTTTGATACCGCCGGGACCCTGGTGGGTGTGGGTCAGCAAGGAGGATTTCTCAAGGACGGAAAATTACCGCGCGCTTCCCGGGCGTTATTGCCCGATGCGGTGGCGACCACAACAGGTTCACTGATGGGGACTTCCACCGTGACCTGTTACATTGAAAGCGCTGCGGGAGTGGCGGAAGGGGGGCGGACAGGTCTGACGAGTGTGACCACGGCGCTGTTTTTTCTGCTGGCGCTTTTCTTTTCGCCCCTTGCGCAAATGATCGGAGGGGGAGTGAATGTGGATGAAAAGACCACTCTCTATCCCATCACCGCTCCCGTTTTGATCATTGTGGGGTGCCTGATGGCGAGGAATCTGAACAGAATCGACTGGCGGCAATGGGATGATTCCCTTCCCGCCTTTCTGGTTCTGGTCGGGATGCCCCTCACCCACAGCATTGCCGATGGGATGGCTCTAGGGTTTATCGCCTATCCAATAATGAAGGTTCTGTGTGGTAAAGCCAAAGACGTTCACTGGGGCATGGTCCTGATCGCACTGCTTTTCACGGCGCGCTATTGGGGTTTATAG
- the ccaA gene encoding poly(A) polymerase — MQVITTHLNADFDCLASMVAAKKLYPEAKMVFSGSAEKMVNRYLQEVNPALEISRIKEIDLDQVSLLILVDTQNPARIGVFQSLINKPGVEVHIFDHHPDAGPEVRAVKSIVKKRGAATTILTEILAENQIALTREESTLMALGIYEDTHSLISTSTTPEDFHAVAKLVESGADLNVVADYVQSRLNQEQVDVLNELIRNIEFLNINGVEIALAMVTCEEFVEDLAYVVHRVMDLENLSALLVLVRMDKRVYFIGRSRNKAVDLTQVAREFDGGGHANAASASVREMTLVQAREKLLSVLEEKVEPLCRVKDIMHFPVVSVKKSDSIHTVEKTLTLFNLNTLPVMEKKVPVGLITRQIVEKALHHKLGKTSADDLMIREFSVTAPDSYFRTIIPMVIEKKQKLIPVVDVKTGELEGVVSRGDLLRVLQGDLILDEKSGKPAGFKGRGGHKNVKSLMKERLDKKLMDLFESIAKVADGDDCSVFVVGGFVRDLLLRIPNLDVDIVVEGDGVGFARKLADLLQGRVKSHAKFGTSVIILEDGFRIDVATARMEFYKHPAALPTVEKSSIKADLFRRDFTVNSLAIQLTGKDAFSLMDYFNGEKDLKDKMIRVLHNLSFIEDPCRIFRAIRFEQRHGFQIGKQTEAFMKTAVKKRLVDKLSGSRFLNELVLILKEGNPVSCIRRMMEFSLFQFISPGMLADVSRVKVLERVGEVLSWAKMVPFVKFPEAWFIYFMGLFYDLDKSAFQLAVERLRLPMRLRKRLENDVETCREAVKRLANKKQMAPGEIYEIFSQLSAEAVIFMLTLLADDRVNNYATLYLTQYHDLGKLSLTGDDLIRMGVKPGPIFQTVFKNLRDARVDGKVKTRQDEVALVEKHFL, encoded by the coding sequence TTGATTCTTGTGGACACGCAGAACCCGGCCCGGATTGGCGTGTTTCAATCTTTAATCAATAAACCAGGCGTAGAGGTTCACATATTCGACCACCATCCCGATGCAGGACCGGAAGTGCGAGCTGTAAAGTCCATCGTAAAAAAAAGAGGCGCGGCGACCACGATCCTGACGGAAATCCTGGCCGAAAACCAGATCGCTTTAACCCGCGAGGAAAGCACACTCATGGCCTTGGGGATTTACGAAGACACGCATTCCCTGATATCCACATCCACCACGCCGGAAGATTTTCATGCAGTCGCAAAATTAGTTGAATCGGGTGCTGACTTGAATGTGGTCGCCGACTACGTTCAATCCCGGCTAAACCAGGAACAGGTGGATGTGCTCAACGAACTCATCCGCAATATCGAATTTTTGAATATCAATGGAGTTGAGATCGCACTCGCCATGGTCACTTGTGAAGAATTTGTAGAAGATCTGGCCTATGTCGTGCACCGGGTGATGGATTTGGAAAACCTCTCCGCTTTATTGGTGCTCGTTCGCATGGACAAGCGCGTTTATTTCATTGGCAGAAGCCGCAACAAAGCCGTCGATCTCACTCAGGTGGCCAGGGAGTTTGACGGCGGAGGGCACGCAAATGCGGCGTCCGCCAGTGTTCGGGAGATGACTCTGGTGCAGGCCAGGGAAAAATTGTTGAGTGTCCTTGAAGAGAAAGTAGAGCCGCTTTGCAGGGTCAAAGACATCATGCATTTTCCGGTGGTCAGCGTTAAAAAATCGGATTCGATTCATACAGTTGAAAAAACGCTCACGCTGTTTAACCTCAATACGCTTCCGGTGATGGAAAAAAAAGTGCCTGTGGGGTTGATCACCCGGCAAATTGTGGAGAAGGCTCTGCACCACAAACTGGGCAAAACCAGCGCCGATGATTTAATGATCCGGGAATTTTCAGTCACCGCTCCGGATTCTTATTTTCGAACCATCATTCCCATGGTCATTGAAAAAAAACAAAAACTCATTCCCGTGGTGGACGTAAAAACCGGTGAACTTGAGGGGGTCGTCAGCCGGGGAGATTTGCTCCGCGTCTTGCAGGGCGATCTGATTCTCGATGAAAAATCCGGAAAACCGGCAGGGTTCAAGGGAAGGGGAGGGCATAAAAATGTCAAGAGCCTGATGAAAGAACGCCTGGATAAAAAATTGATGGATCTTTTTGAATCCATTGCCAAGGTGGCCGATGGGGACGATTGTTCGGTTTTTGTCGTCGGAGGCTTCGTCCGCGATCTTTTGCTGCGAATCCCCAATCTGGATGTCGATATTGTGGTCGAAGGGGATGGGGTTGGCTTTGCCAGAAAGTTGGCGGATCTGTTGCAGGGAAGGGTGAAAAGCCATGCCAAGTTTGGCACGTCCGTCATCATTCTTGAGGACGGGTTCCGCATCGATGTGGCCACGGCCCGGATGGAATTTTATAAACATCCCGCTGCGCTTCCGACGGTTGAGAAGAGTTCCATTAAAGCAGACCTGTTTCGCCGTGACTTTACGGTCAACAGCCTGGCCATACAGTTGACGGGAAAAGACGCCTTTTCGCTCATGGACTATTTTAATGGCGAAAAGGATCTTAAGGACAAGATGATCCGGGTGCTTCACAATTTGAGTTTTATTGAAGATCCTTGCCGGATCTTCCGTGCCATCCGGTTTGAACAGCGGCACGGTTTTCAAATCGGGAAGCAAACAGAGGCGTTCATGAAGACCGCCGTTAAAAAAAGGCTGGTCGACAAGTTGAGCGGTTCCCGGTTTTTAAACGAACTTGTCTTGATTTTAAAAGAAGGGAATCCGGTGTCCTGCATTCGGCGCATGATGGAGTTTTCCCTGTTTCAATTTATTTCCCCCGGAATGCTTGCGGATGTTTCCAGGGTGAAAGTCCTGGAACGGGTGGGCGAGGTGTTGTCCTGGGCCAAAATGGTGCCTTTTGTAAAATTTCCGGAAGCCTGGTTCATCTATTTTATGGGTTTGTTTTACGATCTGGATAAAAGTGCGTTCCAACTGGCCGTCGAGCGCCTGCGTCTTCCTATGCGATTGCGAAAGCGTCTGGAAAACGATGTGGAGACATGCAGGGAAGCCGTCAAGCGGCTGGCTAATAAAAAACAGATGGCGCCGGGGGAAATTTACGAAATTTTTTCCCAGCTGTCCGCGGAGGCGGTTATTTTCATGTTGACGCTTTTGGCTGACGACCGTGTCAATAATTATGCGACCCTTTATCTCACTCAGTATCACGATCTCGGTAAATTGTCTCTCACAGGCGACGATCTGATACGCATGGGGGTGAAACCCGGTCCCATCTTCCAGACGGTTTTCAAAAACCTACGGGACGCCCGAGTGGACGGTAAAGTGAAAACCAGGCAAGATGAAGTGGCGCTGGTCGAAAAGCATTTTCTTTGA